A region of Fibrobacter sp. UWR4 DNA encodes the following proteins:
- a CDS encoding 3-hydroxyacyl-ACP dehydratase FabZ family protein, translating to MKKSDKEGVLYGEDVCHEVLPQKFPFAFVDEILELNVGDGTAENPPSLVGRMHVTGEQDFFKGHFPGNPVMPGVIQIESMAQAATLLTMIAMEEKTVGKRPAFMGVENCRFRKAVIPPTDIILKVRLTDLRMARRGIFKYAGQVFIGEELVTEAEFSAAMV from the coding sequence TTGAAAAAATCTGATAAAGAAGGCGTTCTCTACGGCGAAGATGTTTGCCACGAAGTTCTTCCCCAGAAGTTCCCCTTTGCTTTCGTTGACGAAATCCTGGAACTGAACGTTGGTGATGGCACTGCCGAAAATCCTCCTTCTCTGGTGGGCCGCATGCACGTGACTGGCGAACAGGACTTCTTCAAGGGTCATTTCCCTGGCAATCCGGTGATGCCCGGCGTGATCCAGATTGAATCTATGGCTCAGGCAGCAACGCTCCTTACCATGATCGCTATGGAAGAAAAGACCGTGGGCAAGCGCCCGGCTTTCATGGGTGTGGAAAACTGCCGCTTCCGTAAGGCTGTGATTCCTCCCACCGACATCATTTTGAAGGTTCGCCTCACTGACCTTCGCATGGCTCGCCGCGGCATCTTCAAGTATGCCGGTCAGGTGTTCATCGGCGAAGAACTCGTCACCGAAGCTGAATTCTCAGCTGCGATGGTTTAG
- a CDS encoding UDP-3-O-acyl-N-acetylglucosamine deacetylase has product MTNAQHFEFESPSLSYKNAKVTVDVLERDPTHKPRVVWSVDGREVYRTDLCKIFSDLKFGAARTAIYSYEDEGRAHAVGLNAGAIASPEHLAPVFLMWPGRRFNVNLIGTEVPLMDGSAAPFFYGLRRAAGEPEALVFYDAPVKAEWDLTAKASDGSERTFGHVRICPAETFEIEYVLDRSKSRGDVCDLQSAAAVSIYSPENLFQIFMARTFISAEEFEQAKAAGMLGGVDESCGMLLERCDGAKCSKDFRVASEPAMHKILDLIGDITFICPALPRVRIEITNGGHVSHRQIMERLIPYVSAGLFEKI; this is encoded by the coding sequence ATGACGAACGCTCAGCATTTTGAATTTGAATCTCCGTCCTTGAGCTATAAGAATGCCAAGGTAACGGTGGATGTTCTGGAAAGGGATCCTACCCACAAGCCTCGTGTGGTTTGGAGTGTGGACGGTCGCGAAGTTTACCGCACGGATCTCTGCAAGATTTTTTCTGACCTGAAGTTTGGCGCAGCACGTACGGCTATTTATTCTTACGAGGATGAGGGCCGTGCTCATGCGGTGGGGCTGAATGCTGGCGCTATTGCCAGCCCGGAACATCTGGCTCCCGTATTCTTGATGTGGCCTGGCCGCAGGTTCAATGTGAATCTGATTGGAACGGAAGTTCCCCTGATGGATGGTTCTGCGGCGCCCTTCTTCTATGGCCTGCGTCGAGCAGCGGGGGAGCCGGAAGCCCTTGTGTTTTATGATGCTCCTGTGAAGGCGGAATGGGACCTGACGGCTAAGGCTTCTGACGGTTCTGAACGGACGTTTGGTCATGTTCGTATTTGCCCTGCAGAAACTTTTGAGATAGAATACGTTCTGGACCGCAGCAAGAGCCGCGGGGATGTTTGCGACCTGCAGTCTGCCGCCGCTGTCAGTATTTATTCGCCGGAAAACTTGTTCCAGATTTTTATGGCCCGCACCTTCATTTCTGCCGAGGAATTTGAACAGGCGAAGGCCGCTGGCATGCTGGGCGGTGTGGATGAATCCTGCGGAATGTTGCTGGAACGCTGCGATGGTGCGAAATGTTCCAAGGATTTCCGTGTGGCAAGCGAACCTGCCATGCATAAAATACTAGATTTAATTGGCGATATCACATTTATCTGTCCGGCTCTTCCCAGAGTTCGAATAGAAATCACAAATGGTGGGCATGTTTCCCACCGACAAATCATGGAGAGGTTAATTCCCTATGTCTCTGCTGGACTCTTTGAAAAAATCTGA